One Perognathus longimembris pacificus isolate PPM17 chromosome 2, ASM2315922v1, whole genome shotgun sequence DNA segment encodes these proteins:
- the LOC125345893 gene encoding LOW QUALITY PROTEIN: olfactory receptor 9A4-like (The sequence of the model RefSeq protein was modified relative to this genomic sequence to represent the inferred CDS: inserted 2 bases in 1 codon; deleted 1 base in 1 codon), with translation MDNRSSVSDFFLLGFPGSQELHYILFMIFLLLYSVSLLGNTIIIMIVCVDKRLLSPMYFFLSHLSVLEILLTTTIVPVMLWGLLVPGTQKIPLNGCIAQLFLYLSLGTAELVLLGSMAVGSYVAICNPLRFNITTSSRTCLWVVIVSWVFGFLSEIWPVYATFQFTFLKSNLIDHFYCDRGQLLKLSCDDTLFTVYXLFRMAVFIIIGSLIPTIISYAYIISTILKIPSGSGRRKAFSTCASHFTCVVIGYGSCSFLFVKPKQTQAEYNRVASLLVSVVTPLLNPFLFTLRNDQVKETLWGGEKCCCQLLHD, from the exons ATGGACAATCGCTCCAGTGTCTCCGATTTCTTCCTCTTAGGCTTTCCTGGATCCCAAGAGCTACACTACATTCTCTTTATGATATTCCTTTTGTTGTATTCAGTGTCATTACTGGGAAACACGATTATCATCATGATCGTCTGTGTTGACAAACGTCTTCTGTCCCCCATGTATTTCTTCCTCAGCCATCTCTCTGTCCTGGAGATCCTGCTCACAACTACCATTGTTCCTGTGATGCTTTGGGGGCTGTTGGTCCCTGGTACCCAGAAAATACCTCTGAATGGCTGCATTGCCCAACTTTTCTTGTATCTCTCTCTGGGGACCGCTGAGCTTGTCTTGCTTGGGTCGATGGCTGTGGGCAGTTACGTGGCCATCTGTAACCCTTTGAGGTTCAACATCACCACGAGCAGCCGCACCTGCCTTTGGGTGGTAATTGTGTCCTGGGTGTTTGGGTTCCTTTCTGAAATCTGGCCCGTCTATGCCACATTTCAATTCACTTTCTTG AAATCAAATCTAATAGACCATTTTTACTGTGACCGAGGACAATTGCTCAAACTCTCCTGTGATGACACTCTTTTCACAGTCTA CCTTTTTCGAATGGCTGTTTTCATTATCATTGGTTCTTTGATCCCTACAATCATCTCCTATGCCTACATCATCTCCACCATCCTCAAGATCCCCTCAGGCTCTGGCCGGAGgaaagccttctccacctgtgcTTCCCACTTCACCTGTGTTGTGATTGGCTACGGCAGCTGCTCTTTCCTCTTTGTGAAACCCAAGCAAACGCAGGCAGAGTACAACAGGGTAGCCTCACTGCTGGTTTCCGTGGTGACTCCTCTGCTGAATCCATTCCTCTTCACCCTCCGGAATGACCAAGTCAAAGAAACCCTTTGGGGTGGAGAAAAGTGCTGCTGCCAGCTCCTCCATGATTAG